The following are encoded together in the Notamacropus eugenii isolate mMacEug1 chromosome Y unlocalized genomic scaffold, mMacEug1.pri_v2 SUPER_Y_unloc_7, whole genome shotgun sequence genome:
- the LOC140517015 gene encoding RNA-binding motif protein, X chromosome-like: MEAHCPGTLFIGGLNVGTNEKDLESVFGKYGHIVKVLLMKDQETNKSRGFAFVTFESPAAAKDAARDMNGKALDGKSIKVEQANKPSFESGRRGPPPAPRSRGPPRGLRHGRGGSGEARGPPRGGHMDDSGYSLNFNMGSSMGPLLVKRGAPPQSGQPSPKRSAPSGPVYSSRQMGGRGQLSGGRDSYGGPPRRESLSSRRDVHMSPRDDSYSTKESYSSRDYASSWDVRGYASFRDPRDYAPLPREYVYRDYGHSSSRDEYTSRGYSDRDSYGGGRDRDYSDHQSGGRYRDSYESYGYSRRAPPPRGPSCYGGSSRYEDYSSTRDGYGYGCGGSQKSYSSSRSGIYSSSRDCVGRQERGLPSAMSRGYPAPHDSYSSSSRGARRGDGRGGSRSERGGRSRY; the protein is encoded by the exons ATGGAAGCACATTGTCCAGGGACGTTATTCATAGGAGGACTCAATGTAGGAACGAATGAAAAAGATCTTGAGTCAGTTTTTGGAAAATATGGCCACATCGTGAAAG tTCTATTGATGAAAGATCAGGAAACCAACAAATCCAGGGGCTTTGCTTTTGTTACGTTTGAGAGTCCTGCTGCTGCAAAAGATGCTGCAAGAGACATGAATGGAAAG GCCTTAGATGGAAAATCAATTAAGGTGGAACAAGCCAACAAACCATCATTTGAAAGTGGTAGACGAGGGCCACCACCCGCTCCAAGAAGCAGAGGTCCTCCAAGAGGTCTTAGACATGGAAGAGGAGGTAGTGGTGAAGCAAGAGGGCCACCTCGTGGAGGGCACATGG ATGACAGTGGATATTCTCTTAATTTCAACATGGGTTCTTCCATGGGGCCCCTCCTAGTTAAAAGGGGTGCACCTCCACAAAGTGGGCAACCTTCACCTAAAAGATCTGCACCTTCTGGACCAGTGTATAGCAGTAGACAAATGGGAGGAAGAG GGCAACTGTCTGGTGGAAGAGATAGCTATGGAGGTCCTCCAAGACGAGAATCATTGTCCTCACGCAGAGATGTGCATATGTCACCAAGAGATGACAGTTACAGTACTAAAGAGAG TTATTCCAGCAGAGATTATGCAAGTTCTTGGGATGTCAGAGGTTATGCAAGTTTTCGGGATCCCAGAGATTATGCTCCTCTTCCAAGGGAGTATGTATACCGTGACTATGGCCATTCAAGTTCACGTGATGAGTATACATCCAGAGGATATAG TGACCGTGACAGCTATGGTGGAGGTCGTGATAGAGATTACTCAGATCATCAAAGCGGAGGGCGCTACAGAGATTCTTATGAGAGTTATG GTTATTCCCGTAGAGCTCCACCTCCTCGAGGGCCTTCCTGTTATGGAGGAAGTAGTCGCTATGAAGATTATAGCAGCACAAGagatggatatggatatggatgtgGTGGAAGTCAGAAAAGCTATTCAAGTAGCCGAAGTGGTATCTATTCAAGTAGTCGTGATTGTGTTGGCAGACAAGAGAGAGGGCTTCCCTCTGCTATGAGTAGGGGATATCCTGCCCCCCATGATTCATACAGCAGTTCAAGTCGTGGCGCACGAAGAGGTGATGGCCGTGGTGGAAGCCGATCTGAAAGAGGAGGCAGAAGCAGATACTAA